The following nucleotide sequence is from SAR202 cluster bacterium.
TTAATTTCATCGTACTGATTGTGCTGGTCGCTATCGCCGGCGTGTGTCTACGGTTCATCTTTCGGGTGTGGAAAAGCAAGAAGGCAGTTGTGAAGTGGGGCGGCGTTGTCGGACTGGCGCTTCCGGTCTTTGTCTTCTCGGTCCTCAGTATCGTCTTGGCGCTGGGCATGTTCAAGTCGTACATGCCACGTGGAAACGAAGTAGTCGAATACAACATCTAGTACACACCGGAGCGCATCGCGAGGGGAGAGCACATCGCCAACTCGCTTTGCGCCGGGTGCCATTCTATGAATGAGACCGTCCCGCTGAGTGGGGGCAAGAACCTCTCCGAGGATGCAGGGTTGCCCCTCGGGACGATCGTGCCGTCAAACCTCACACCTGCCGGGCGCATCAGCGGATGGACCGACGGAGAGCTTATCCGCGCTATCCGCGAAGGGGCGGACCCCGACGGCAATTTGTTGGCGATGATGCAGTCCCAGAACTTCCGGGCCTTTGGTGACGAGGACATCAAGTCCATCGTCGCCTATATCCGGAGCCAGCCGGCGGTCCAGAACCCGACGCCTGATGAGTCGCTTTCGGTGCTCACTGTGCTGTTCGCCGGCGCAGGGATGTTTCCGGTAAGGGACCTTCCCTCTACTCAGCTCCCGACCCAGCCTCGTGAGGACCCTACAGCGGAATACGGGGAGTATATTGTGGAGTTCGGCGGGTGCCGCGAATGCCACGGCCAGGAGCTTACAGGAGGCCCCGGCGGTCTTTACCCCCTGGGTCCGAATCTCAGGGTTGTGAAGGCGTGGACCGCGGGGCAATTCATGCAGACGATGCGAACCGGCGTCAACCCAACCGGTCGGGAGCTGGACCCGGCCCAGATGCCC
It contains:
- a CDS encoding cytochrome c; translation: MNETVPLSGGKNLSEDAGLPLGTIVPSNLTPAGRISGWTDGELIRAIREGADPDGNLLAMMQSQNFRAFGDEDIKSIVAYIRSQPAVQNPTPDESLSVLTVLFAGAGMFPVRDLPSTQLPTQPREDPTAEYGEYIVEFGGCRECHGQELTGGPGGLYPLGPNLRVVKAWTAGQFMQTMRTGVNPTGRELDPAQMPWRSVGKLTDTELTALHAYLVSLE